One window of the Rhodococcus sovatensis genome contains the following:
- a CDS encoding carbon-nitrogen hydrolase family protein produces MAPIRIGALAAHFGRDVDRAILKITTIIESARRDGLDLLVLPDASLGGYIDSLRNPDVSELPPPLDIDGPELAAIIAAAGELTVCIGYTELKDGLRYNAAACVSGDGVLGSHRKVHQPLGESLAYAAGNRFDAFDTPVGRMGMLIDYDKTFPESARTLALDGARIIAALSAWPASVTDRASNLSNDRQSRLFDLYDAARAAENQVVLVSSNQTGVMGSLRFLGQAKIVGPGGDVLAKTWAKGGLAVCDIDVDAEVDRARRVLYHLEERRVDTYPNLLDEKGSA; encoded by the coding sequence GTGGCACCCATTCGGATAGGCGCTCTGGCAGCACATTTCGGTCGTGATGTCGATCGTGCGATTCTCAAGATCACTACGATCATCGAGAGTGCACGACGCGACGGACTCGACCTGCTCGTGCTGCCGGATGCCTCCCTGGGTGGGTACATCGACAGTCTTCGCAATCCCGATGTGTCCGAGCTGCCGCCGCCCCTGGACATAGACGGCCCCGAACTGGCTGCGATCATTGCTGCGGCAGGCGAGCTGACCGTCTGCATCGGCTACACAGAGCTCAAGGACGGACTGCGCTACAACGCAGCTGCGTGCGTGAGCGGAGACGGAGTCCTGGGAAGTCACCGAAAGGTCCATCAACCTCTGGGGGAGTCGCTGGCATACGCGGCGGGAAATCGGTTCGACGCCTTCGATACCCCGGTGGGCCGCATGGGAATGCTGATCGATTACGACAAGACCTTCCCCGAATCGGCACGCACTCTCGCCCTGGACGGTGCGCGGATCATTGCGGCTCTGTCGGCGTGGCCGGCCAGCGTCACGGACCGGGCATCGAATCTGTCGAACGATCGTCAGTCCCGGTTGTTCGATCTCTACGACGCCGCCCGAGCGGCGGAAAACCAGGTGGTGCTGGTCTCGTCCAACCAGACCGGTGTCATGGGATCGCTGCGCTTCCTCGGCCAGGCGAAGATAGTCGGACCCGGCGGTGACGTCCTGGCGAAGACCTGGGCCAAGGGTGGACTCGCGGTGTGCGACATCGACGTCGACGCCGAGGTGGACCGTGCCAGGCGCGTGCTGTACCACCTCGAGGAGCGTCGGGTGGATACTTATCCGAACCTCCTGGACGAGAAGGGATCTGCGTGA
- a CDS encoding MFS transporter yields MTLLAMTPVQEMERPYAKRWAALGVLCLSLLVVVMANTSLLVAAPAMTLDLNLSSSDLQWVIDGYTVPYAALMLLFGVIGDKYSRRGALLLGLLIFTAGSVAGALTDATVGVILARIVMGVAAAIVMPATLSLLVATFPKRERATAVTIWAATSGLAIAMGPLLAGWLLESYWWGSSFLINVPITMFAIAAAIALVPPSRAVDPGRVDWLGGLLSVLAVSTVVYAIIEGMHFGWSVGPTYFAVVGVLSIGAFIAWELRHPNPLLDVRAFRSRVLSGAVLAVLLFFLVTFGAIYYVAQYLQFVLNFGPMSTGVHLLPLGVAVFVGSGITQWLTPKVGMRYTVTAGMVVGTLSVVSMLGIDTTATYMDFVPVLSLLGIGIGLSVSPCTDAIMGEFPDNKLGVAGGLNDTALELGGSLGIALLGSVLATTYRGGIVDFLAGFPGKGPDGQPTAQAAQAIEASGDSVAGAVIVADIMRENPFLSGYADNLQANAVSSFVGAVTHTSLIATVVFALGAVIVGVLLPAPTRRALPTPVLSVVPTAFEMGDFESAGTATVGFDKRAAREVAELEQLLDQPSAPKHALVVHDKPAVEKPSTIETVPAAMFLAEDEIARPSIYQLAAKVFEVQAAAAEEAALEDSGHLNIHQLALADIARKRRESAEEELDAALDLAELPVMRRAPKPVSRSSKLNFYQYGDSVHRRRTELEERSSSVWAMPL; encoded by the coding sequence ATGACACTGCTTGCGATGACTCCTGTCCAGGAGATGGAAAGACCGTACGCGAAACGTTGGGCAGCGCTGGGGGTGCTGTGCCTGAGTTTGCTGGTCGTCGTCATGGCGAACACATCGTTGTTGGTCGCGGCACCCGCAATGACGCTGGATCTGAATCTGTCCAGCAGTGACCTGCAATGGGTCATCGACGGCTACACCGTGCCGTACGCGGCACTGATGTTGCTGTTCGGGGTGATCGGGGACAAGTACTCTCGTCGCGGCGCACTGCTGTTGGGCCTGCTGATCTTCACGGCAGGCTCGGTTGCGGGTGCGTTGACCGACGCCACGGTCGGGGTGATTCTTGCTCGAATCGTGATGGGCGTCGCCGCTGCGATCGTCATGCCTGCCACGTTGTCGCTTCTCGTCGCGACGTTCCCCAAGCGCGAGCGCGCAACTGCCGTCACCATCTGGGCGGCTACCTCGGGCTTGGCGATCGCGATGGGTCCGCTGCTTGCCGGATGGCTACTCGAAAGCTATTGGTGGGGTTCGAGTTTTCTCATCAACGTTCCGATCACGATGTTCGCTATCGCCGCCGCGATCGCGTTGGTGCCGCCGTCTCGGGCGGTGGACCCCGGCAGGGTCGACTGGCTCGGCGGCCTGCTGTCGGTGCTTGCAGTGTCGACTGTGGTGTACGCGATCATCGAGGGAATGCACTTCGGATGGAGTGTCGGTCCAACGTACTTCGCTGTCGTCGGAGTGCTGAGCATCGGCGCGTTCATCGCCTGGGAACTGCGGCACCCCAACCCGCTTCTCGACGTTCGGGCATTCCGTTCACGGGTCCTCAGCGGTGCAGTGCTGGCCGTGTTGCTGTTCTTCCTCGTTACCTTCGGTGCCATCTACTATGTGGCGCAATACCTTCAGTTCGTCCTGAACTTCGGCCCGATGTCGACGGGAGTGCACCTCTTGCCCCTCGGGGTGGCCGTGTTCGTGGGCTCGGGCATCACCCAGTGGCTGACGCCCAAGGTCGGCATGAGATACACCGTCACCGCGGGCATGGTGGTCGGGACACTCTCGGTGGTGTCCATGCTCGGAATCGACACAACCGCAACGTATATGGACTTCGTGCCGGTGCTGTCGCTTCTCGGCATCGGAATCGGGCTCAGCGTGTCACCGTGCACCGATGCCATCATGGGTGAATTTCCGGACAACAAGCTGGGCGTCGCAGGCGGACTCAACGACACCGCCCTCGAACTGGGTGGCTCGCTCGGAATCGCACTATTGGGCTCCGTCCTCGCGACGACCTACCGCGGCGGCATCGTCGACTTCCTGGCGGGTTTCCCCGGTAAGGGACCGGACGGTCAGCCGACAGCGCAGGCCGCGCAGGCAATCGAGGCATCTGGTGATTCGGTTGCGGGAGCCGTCATCGTCGCGGACATCATGCGGGAGAACCCATTTCTCTCCGGCTACGCGGACAACTTGCAGGCCAATGCGGTCAGCTCGTTCGTCGGTGCTGTCACGCATACCTCGCTGATCGCCACCGTCGTCTTCGCGCTCGGTGCGGTGATCGTCGGAGTTCTGCTTCCCGCTCCGACCAGACGAGCACTTCCGACGCCGGTACTCTCCGTCGTTCCGACCGCCTTCGAGATGGGTGATTTCGAGTCGGCTGGCACAGCGACCGTCGGGTTCGACAAGAGGGCGGCTCGGGAAGTGGCCGAGCTCGAGCAACTCCTCGATCAGCCGTCGGCTCCGAAGCACGCGCTCGTCGTGCACGACAAGCCGGCCGTCGAGAAGCCTTCGACTATCGAAACTGTGCCTGCTGCAATGTTTTTGGCCGAGGACGAAATCGCACGACCTAGCATCTACCAGCTCGCGGCAAAGGTGTTCGAGGTTCAAGCTGCCGCAGCAGAGGAGGCAGCGCTCGAAGACTCGGGCCACCTGAACATCCATCAGCTTGCTCTCGCCGACATCGCCCGAAAGCGTAGAGAATCGGCGGAGGAGGAGCTCGACGCTGCGCTCGACCTCGCCGAGCTACCCGTCATGCGGCGTGCACCCAAACCCGTCAGCCGGTCGAGCAAGTTGAACTTCTACCAGTACGGCGACTCGGTCCACCGTAGGCGCACCGAGCTCGAGGAGCGGTCGAGCTCGGTCTGGGCGATGCCGTTGTAG
- a CDS encoding serine protease, translating into MLKKFMLVAVAAAAFAASFGVGTASAAAPAVLGGGSGIIVNNAAECTLTTIGNDREGRLVGLTAGHCGGAGATIVPEYDPSAGVVGRIAFSNPEYDYAVIEFDRSKVIPVNRIGNVTISQIGPPASFPNIVCKEGRTTGNTCGVAYGDILQSQETWSQLCVVEGDSGSPVVVGNTLVGMVNAYLGVACFGPQVGTNIDAILRHIDAGNAVGAGFVPIP; encoded by the coding sequence ATGTTGAAGAAGTTCATGCTCGTCGCCGTGGCGGCAGCCGCTTTTGCTGCAAGCTTCGGCGTCGGGACCGCATCTGCTGCGGCTCCGGCGGTACTGGGGGGTGGTTCCGGAATTATCGTGAACAACGCTGCCGAGTGCACACTGACGACCATCGGCAACGACCGTGAGGGCCGCCTCGTCGGTCTCACCGCTGGTCATTGCGGTGGCGCTGGGGCAACTATCGTGCCGGAGTACGACCCGTCGGCTGGAGTCGTCGGACGCATCGCGTTCTCCAATCCGGAGTACGACTACGCAGTCATCGAGTTCGACCGGTCGAAGGTCATTCCGGTCAATCGCATCGGGAACGTGACCATCTCACAGATCGGTCCGCCCGCCTCGTTCCCGAACATCGTGTGCAAGGAAGGCCGCACCACCGGTAACACCTGTGGTGTCGCGTACGGCGATATTCTGCAGTCGCAGGAGACGTGGTCACAGTTGTGTGTCGTCGAAGGTGATTCGGGTAGCCCGGTCGTCGTCGGCAACACTCTGGTCGGCATGGTCAACGCGTACCTCGGGGTTGCGTGCTTCGGCCCTCAGGTCGGAACCAACATCGACGCAATCCTGCGTCACATCGATGCCGGCAACGCTGTCGGAGCTGGGTTCGTACCGATCCCGTAG
- a CDS encoding DUF6319 family protein → MPPRRRSTANESLTSENLATLATALAEGRRATVYLIEPTPSLGLPAGTSAKVVSIDGNTVTISPKGVNDELPFEAEELRITRNSPGGTAAKPAAKSAAASVAKPAAKQEIAEWTEPAPKPAPPKPARKPAVASGASGSGASGSGVSGTAASSAGTSKVGTSKATASGTRKGKKGPESVSVTIHAGADNDWSVTVTHGARRPGKAQPVSPESVSRAVRELGDDSARDAVEAVISHAREEAASRVAELSRQLEEARSTLAALESER, encoded by the coding sequence ATGCCACCGCGTAGAAGATCGACTGCGAACGAATCCCTGACGAGCGAGAATCTCGCGACGCTGGCCACCGCCCTCGCCGAAGGCCGCCGTGCCACGGTGTACCTGATCGAGCCGACGCCGAGCCTCGGGCTCCCGGCGGGCACCTCGGCGAAGGTTGTCTCGATCGACGGAAACACGGTGACCATCAGCCCGAAAGGCGTCAACGACGAGCTGCCCTTCGAAGCGGAGGAACTTCGTATCACTCGTAACTCGCCCGGTGGGACAGCTGCGAAACCGGCTGCGAAATCGGCGGCGGCGTCGGTCGCGAAGCCCGCAGCGAAGCAGGAGATCGCGGAGTGGACGGAACCGGCTCCCAAGCCCGCACCGCCCAAGCCCGCGCGCAAGCCAGCGGTGGCGTCCGGGGCGTCGGGATCTGGGGCGTCGGGATCTGGAGTTTCGGGCACAGCAGCGTCGTCGGCGGGAACGTCGAAAGTGGGAACGTCGAAGGCAACAGCGTCGGGAACTCGGAAGGGAAAGAAAGGGCCGGAGAGCGTCAGCGTCACCATCCATGCCGGAGCTGACAACGATTGGTCCGTGACGGTCACCCACGGAGCGCGCCGACCTGGCAAGGCGCAACCCGTCTCGCCGGAATCGGTATCTCGGGCGGTGCGGGAACTGGGCGACGATTCCGCACGCGACGCCGTGGAGGCCGTCATTTCCCATGCCAGAGAAGAAGCTGCATCGCGAGTTGCGGAGTTGTCCCGTCAACTCGAGGAGGCGCGGTCGACGTTGGCGGCGTTGGAGTCCGAACGCTGA
- a CDS encoding adenylate/guanylate cyclase domain-containing protein — protein sequence MPEDQIHSVVQAEIDKNLLGGTPKYTREDIVEKSGIAPERVVRLWIAMGFPVHTDPDAVVYTDADLDALRMITGLTEQNVIRPDMEVAIARTLGQTMSRLTEWQVGVVNSHIHDRATEGADPADLDAIRRDAREVAAQTVPTLEALQSYTWRRHLAATAGRSIADPGDEATSRTLAVGFADMVGYTSLTRRLAIEELTELLEEFESVASDIIARGRGSVIKNVGDEVMFSAQTPEDAAHIGLDLQDAFAAKEDMPELRVGIAWGPVLARYGDLYGSVVNMAARLTSSAHPGSVLLDTTMTEALRDDSEFYLKSLRSLRVRGFHKLKPHALRRNKRDQQSRSKDE from the coding sequence ATGCCTGAAGATCAGATCCATTCCGTTGTGCAAGCGGAGATCGACAAGAACCTCCTGGGCGGAACACCCAAGTACACCCGTGAAGATATCGTCGAGAAATCGGGGATCGCACCGGAGCGGGTAGTGCGGCTGTGGATCGCGATGGGCTTTCCGGTGCACACCGATCCCGATGCCGTCGTCTACACCGACGCCGATCTCGACGCGCTACGCATGATCACCGGCCTGACCGAGCAGAACGTGATTCGCCCGGACATGGAGGTGGCCATCGCCCGAACGCTGGGTCAAACGATGTCACGCCTCACCGAGTGGCAGGTCGGGGTGGTGAACAGTCACATCCACGATCGAGCAACCGAGGGTGCCGATCCGGCCGATCTCGACGCCATCCGTAGGGACGCCAGAGAGGTTGCCGCGCAAACGGTACCGACCCTCGAAGCACTACAGTCCTACACCTGGCGACGGCACCTCGCAGCCACGGCCGGACGGTCCATCGCCGATCCGGGCGACGAGGCCACCAGCCGAACACTGGCAGTGGGATTCGCCGATATGGTCGGCTACACCAGCCTCACGCGCAGGCTAGCCATCGAGGAACTCACCGAGCTGCTCGAGGAGTTCGAGTCCGTGGCATCCGACATCATCGCGCGCGGACGTGGTTCGGTCATCAAGAACGTCGGCGACGAAGTCATGTTCAGCGCCCAGACGCCTGAGGACGCCGCACACATCGGTTTGGATCTGCAGGACGCGTTCGCGGCCAAGGAGGACATGCCGGAGTTGCGCGTCGGCATCGCGTGGGGGCCGGTCCTCGCACGTTACGGAGATCTCTACGGCTCCGTCGTCAATATGGCTGCACGACTGACTAGTTCGGCTCACCCGGGCAGCGTACTGCTGGACACCACGATGACCGAGGCCCTGCGCGACGACTCCGAGTTCTACCTCAAGTCGCTCAGATCGCTCCGGGTCCGCGGATTCCACAAGCTGAAGCCTCATGCTTTGCGCCGCAACAAGCGGGATCAACAGTCCCGATCCAAGGACGAATAG
- a CDS encoding glycerol-3-phosphate 1-O-acyltransferase, protein MYHVDTGEQKTAGGRQVYLLDAASTLEVQALNQWIDSTTPDGELRPPSVVLSGEAAHEVAETVRGIAEDPLLIPLRVTLSEKRRGGILRRAFAPRGNSLPTKAWQRWVQGDDPDHSAVLVGEPATLHDLASRFEKAGGTSLSSFIRRQASLALDRAERDVIGSEYKIPRFVVEDMTEQKKFHDGMADLAEDVGEDIAVVEQRVHSILNEMVATETRRAVEMWGTLGAYFSRAYKVDVDRTKLQRVRELNKKHPLVFLPNHRSYLDPLVLRPALLTEGLPLNHVMGGINVGFWPLGPIAKRSGVVLIQRKFSDEIYKWTLRQYMSFLLSKRFNLEWYIEGGRSRTGKLRPPRFGLLTYLVDALENSDAEDVYLVPTSITYDRLHEVGAMAAESHGAKKQAEGIRMALSYIRAQGKLRGNVYLTFGEPISVKSILAENEDKRVAVQKIALTVSHAINNTTPVTPAALVTMALLGIEDRALNVHEMWAIISPLAEYIIKRGLPTAGGVDISEVDVVRSAVIAQVNAGVVKRFDGGPEPVFYLAQDKHLVAAFFRNNAIHYFVLRAIGELVVLPDQDQTGPSTTVSMWRSALKLRDLLKFEFFFGDKKDFGARLEAEVTLIDPEWRTNLVDPEYAISTLEAQDLHLAHRVLQPILEAYQVVADQLMLQPMDSEFDKPTFITQCLGAAQARRLRQQLDHSEAISGELFDTALQLADNRNLLDPGGENLAQRRRDFAHEINEWARKARAIRDMAHRTLDEVDPLTVPSSTTDTDQREDDA, encoded by the coding sequence ATGTACCACGTCGATACGGGTGAACAGAAGACGGCCGGTGGGCGGCAGGTGTACTTGCTCGACGCTGCGTCGACGCTGGAAGTCCAGGCGCTGAATCAATGGATCGACTCCACCACCCCCGACGGTGAGCTGCGTCCTCCGTCGGTGGTGCTGTCCGGTGAAGCGGCACACGAGGTGGCCGAAACGGTTCGAGGAATCGCCGAGGATCCGCTGCTGATCCCACTTCGCGTGACACTGTCGGAGAAGAGGCGAGGCGGGATACTGCGTCGCGCATTCGCGCCCCGTGGAAACTCCCTTCCGACCAAGGCGTGGCAGCGCTGGGTGCAGGGCGACGATCCTGACCACTCGGCGGTACTCGTCGGCGAGCCCGCGACCCTGCACGATCTTGCGAGCCGATTCGAAAAGGCCGGGGGCACTTCACTGTCCTCGTTCATCCGGCGGCAGGCCAGTCTGGCACTCGACCGGGCGGAGCGCGACGTCATCGGCTCCGAGTACAAGATCCCTCGTTTCGTCGTCGAAGACATGACGGAACAGAAGAAGTTTCACGACGGCATGGCCGACCTCGCAGAGGACGTCGGCGAGGATATCGCCGTGGTCGAGCAACGGGTCCACTCCATTCTGAACGAGATGGTCGCGACCGAAACCCGACGCGCGGTCGAGATGTGGGGAACCCTCGGCGCCTACTTCTCACGGGCCTACAAGGTCGACGTCGACCGGACCAAGTTGCAGCGGGTCCGCGAGCTCAACAAGAAGCATCCCCTGGTGTTCCTTCCCAATCACCGCTCCTACCTCGATCCGCTCGTGCTGCGGCCGGCGCTGCTGACCGAGGGCCTCCCGCTCAACCACGTGATGGGCGGAATCAACGTCGGCTTCTGGCCCCTCGGCCCGATCGCGAAGCGCAGCGGTGTCGTGCTGATCCAACGCAAATTCTCCGACGAGATCTACAAGTGGACACTGCGGCAGTACATGAGCTTCCTGCTGAGCAAACGCTTCAACCTCGAGTGGTACATCGAAGGCGGGCGCAGCCGCACCGGGAAGCTTCGCCCACCGCGCTTCGGTCTGCTGACCTATCTCGTCGACGCGTTGGAGAACAGCGACGCCGAGGACGTGTATCTGGTGCCGACCTCCATCACCTACGACCGCCTGCACGAGGTCGGTGCCATGGCCGCGGAATCGCACGGCGCCAAGAAACAGGCCGAGGGCATTCGCATGGCCCTGAGCTACATCCGCGCGCAGGGGAAATTGCGCGGGAATGTGTACCTGACGTTCGGTGAACCGATCTCGGTCAAGTCGATCCTGGCCGAGAACGAGGACAAGCGAGTCGCCGTTCAGAAGATCGCGCTCACCGTCTCGCACGCCATCAACAACACGACTCCGGTGACCCCCGCCGCTCTCGTCACGATGGCTCTGCTCGGGATCGAGGACCGCGCGCTGAACGTCCACGAGATGTGGGCGATCATCTCGCCGCTCGCGGAATACATCATCAAACGCGGCCTGCCGACGGCGGGTGGCGTCGACATCAGCGAGGTCGACGTCGTTCGATCGGCGGTCATCGCGCAGGTCAATGCCGGGGTCGTCAAGCGTTTCGACGGCGGGCCCGAACCGGTCTTCTATCTCGCGCAAGACAAACACTTGGTCGCTGCATTCTTCCGTAACAACGCAATCCACTACTTCGTGCTCCGAGCGATCGGTGAACTCGTCGTGTTGCCGGACCAGGACCAGACGGGCCCCTCGACGACGGTGTCGATGTGGCGTTCTGCGCTGAAGCTACGTGACCTGCTCAAATTCGAGTTCTTCTTCGGAGACAAAAAGGACTTCGGTGCACGCCTCGAAGCAGAGGTCACTCTCATCGATCCCGAGTGGCGAACAAATCTCGTCGATCCGGAGTACGCAATCAGTACGTTGGAGGCACAGGACCTGCACCTGGCGCACAGGGTCCTTCAACCGATTCTGGAGGCCTACCAGGTCGTCGCCGATCAACTCATGCTGCAACCCATGGACTCGGAGTTCGACAAGCCGACCTTCATCACGCAGTGCCTCGGCGCGGCACAGGCACGGCGCCTTCGCCAACAACTCGATCACAGCGAAGCGATATCGGGCGAATTGTTCGACACTGCACTGCAACTGGCCGACAATCGCAACTTGTTGGACCCGGGTGGCGAGAACCTTGCCCAGCGCAGACGCGACTTCGCGCACGAGATCAACGAATGGGCACGCAAGGCCCGGGCGATTCGCGATATGGCACACCGCACGCTCGACGAGGTCGATCCACTGACCGTACCCAGTAGCACCACGGACACCGACCAACGGGAGGACGACGCCTGA
- a CDS encoding MSMEG_0565 family glycosyltransferase: MTRIALLTYSSKPRGGVVHTLHLAEALARAGADVTVVSLGRGGDSAFFRPVDPSVTVSLVPFEARDDESVGERILRSIAVLGQFFSHADFDVVHAQDCISANAVGRCVRTIHHLDTFTTPALAACHERAITEPYARICVSAAVAEEVRQGWGFEPTVIPNGVESASFEHAAASGDSQWREKLGRYVLAVGGIEPRKGSLDLLEAFALLNRPELSLVFAGGETLFDYRHYRAEFDSRAAELGIEPIVLGTVDNDQLPFLVAQASALPFFSTKEGFGLAAMEALAAGTPVVTRDLPVLREVFSSAVAYATEPKSMAEKLAEAIDFGHDAEVGRALARSLTWDEAARRHLEFYSSLDRDC; this comes from the coding sequence ATGACCCGAATTGCACTGCTGACGTATTCGTCCAAGCCGAGGGGTGGGGTGGTGCATACGCTGCATCTGGCCGAGGCGCTGGCTCGGGCGGGCGCGGATGTCACTGTCGTCTCGCTCGGTCGGGGTGGGGACAGTGCGTTCTTCCGTCCGGTGGATCCGTCGGTCACCGTCTCGTTGGTGCCGTTCGAGGCGCGCGACGACGAGAGCGTCGGGGAACGGATTCTGAGGTCGATCGCGGTTCTCGGACAGTTTTTCTCGCATGCGGACTTCGACGTCGTGCATGCGCAGGATTGCATTTCGGCCAATGCGGTCGGGAGGTGTGTCCGGACGATCCATCATCTGGACACGTTCACCACGCCTGCGCTCGCTGCGTGCCACGAACGGGCCATCACCGAACCGTATGCTCGTATCTGTGTGTCGGCTGCGGTGGCGGAGGAGGTGCGCCAGGGTTGGGGTTTCGAGCCGACGGTGATCCCCAACGGTGTCGAGTCGGCCAGCTTCGAACATGCTGCTGCATCGGGTGATTCGCAGTGGCGAGAGAAGCTGGGGCGCTATGTGCTGGCGGTCGGGGGCATCGAGCCGCGCAAGGGTTCGCTCGATCTCCTCGAAGCGTTCGCGCTGCTGAACCGTCCCGAATTGTCTCTCGTGTTCGCGGGCGGTGAGACGTTGTTCGACTACCGCCACTATCGCGCGGAATTCGATTCACGTGCAGCCGAACTCGGCATCGAGCCGATCGTCCTCGGTACCGTCGACAACGATCAGTTGCCATTTCTCGTCGCGCAAGCGTCTGCGCTGCCGTTCTTCTCGACGAAGGAAGGATTCGGTCTGGCCGCCATGGAGGCACTCGCGGCCGGTACGCCCGTCGTCACGCGTGATCTGCCGGTGTTGCGTGAAGTATTCTCCAGCGCAGTTGCATACGCCACCGAACCGAAGTCGATGGCCGAGAAGCTGGCCGAGGCAATCGACTTCGGGCACGATGCGGAGGTAGGTAGAGCGCTCGCCCGCAGTCTCACGTGGGACGAAGCGGCGCGACGCCACCTGGAATTCTATTCGTCCTTGGATCGGGACTGTTGA
- a CDS encoding HAD-IB family hydrolase, whose product MIDLAHQLQAITDAPPGPDTVAYFDLDGTLINGFSAKAVFLERLKSLDVTVNELWEISSAVVEMRMRNSPVDNLMGKAVKGLEGRREDDLMEQAYTLFRNEIAPMIYPQARILVEAHRHAGHRLVIATSATPYQAIPVKEDLMFDELLCTTPVVVDGVLTGELVGNSLWGPRKAAAVADHAEREGVDLAGCFGYSNGGEDAPFLAEVGHPVALNPDDDLTSYATKVGWPILRLENPKRGTDLTSAVRSTAALGSVLASAGFGLGLGLLTRSRRTGANITSTIAPDIALTIAGIKLDVTGTENAWSARPAVFLFNHQSTADSIIVTSILRRDITAVAKRELERDPRFALLGKIFDVAYIDRGDPAQAREAMRPAIEKLHSGISVAIAPEGTRMPTPRLGRFKKGAFHLAMQAGVPIVPIVIHNAGDVMWKKDFTAHSGTVKVTVGEPISTEGWVSEKIDSYIDDVRSYYDRTLGYA is encoded by the coding sequence ATGATCGATCTGGCTCATCAGCTGCAGGCGATCACCGACGCGCCGCCCGGACCCGACACCGTCGCCTACTTCGATCTCGACGGCACCCTGATCAATGGCTTCTCAGCGAAAGCGGTGTTTCTCGAGCGCCTCAAGTCCCTCGACGTCACGGTCAACGAGCTGTGGGAGATTTCGAGCGCCGTCGTGGAGATGCGGATGCGCAACTCGCCCGTCGACAATCTCATGGGCAAGGCCGTCAAGGGCCTCGAAGGGCGACGTGAAGACGATCTGATGGAGCAGGCATACACGCTGTTCCGCAACGAGATCGCGCCGATGATCTATCCGCAGGCCCGAATTCTCGTCGAGGCGCACCGGCATGCAGGTCATCGACTCGTGATCGCGACGTCGGCGACACCGTATCAGGCGATTCCCGTCAAGGAAGACCTGATGTTCGACGAACTTCTGTGCACCACACCGGTCGTCGTCGACGGAGTGTTGACCGGGGAACTCGTCGGGAATTCGTTGTGGGGGCCACGCAAGGCTGCGGCCGTGGCCGATCATGCCGAGCGAGAGGGTGTCGATCTCGCCGGATGCTTCGGGTACTCCAACGGCGGCGAGGATGCGCCGTTCCTGGCCGAGGTCGGACACCCCGTCGCATTGAACCCTGACGACGATCTGACTTCCTACGCCACCAAGGTCGGTTGGCCGATACTCAGGCTCGAAAATCCGAAGCGCGGAACCGATCTGACGTCTGCGGTTCGTAGTACCGCAGCATTGGGATCTGTCTTGGCCAGCGCTGGTTTCGGACTCGGCCTCGGCTTGTTGACGAGGAGCCGTCGAACAGGCGCGAACATCACCTCGACGATTGCGCCGGACATCGCGTTGACCATCGCCGGTATCAAGCTCGACGTGACGGGAACCGAAAACGCCTGGTCCGCACGTCCCGCCGTATTTCTGTTCAACCACCAGAGCACCGCGGATTCCATCATCGTCACCTCGATTCTCCGACGTGACATCACTGCTGTGGCCAAACGCGAACTCGAACGAGATCCTCGATTCGCCCTTCTCGGCAAGATCTTCGACGTCGCCTACATCGATCGCGGAGATCCGGCGCAGGCACGCGAAGCGATGAGACCGGCGATCGAGAAGTTGCACTCCGGGATATCGGTCGCCATCGCACCCGAAGGGACACGGATGCCGACGCCACGGCTGGGTCGATTCAAGAAAGGCGCCTTCCACCTGGCAATGCAAGCCGGGGTTCCGATAGTCCCCATCGTCATTCACAATGCCGGAGACGTGATGTGGAAGAAGGATTTCACCGCGCACTCCGGTACCGTCAAGGTCACCGTCGGAGAGCCGATCTCCACCGAGGGCTGGGTTTCCGAAAAGATCGACAGCTACATCGACGACGTCCGATCCTATTACGACAGAACGCTGGGATATGCCTGA